From the genome of Planctomycetota bacterium:
CGCGGTCTCCACGACCCTGGCCACCAGCGTCGCGCTCATGCGTCTCCTTCGGCTGTTGTCGAGCAAGCCACACTTCGGACCGCAATCTTATAGTCGAAATCGCCGCGCGATGCAAACGAGGGAGGCGGGCTAGCGGGTCTTCTTCGGGGCATCCTCGTGGAGGTAGAAGCCTGGCGCCGTGGCGCGCAACGCGCCGCTGGTGAGGAGCGCCTGGGGCAGCGGCTCGGGGGCCGACGCCGCGCCCGGGGTGAAGGCCGCCTCGAAGCTCACCGCGGCCTCGCCGCCCGGGGGCACGAGGATGGCCTGCCGCATGGGCTCGATCTTCCAGCAGGGGTTGGCGATCTCCCACGCCAGCTCGCCTCGAAGCTCGCGCTCGTGGGGGTTCTTCAGCGCGAAGGCCAGGCGCTGGCGCTGCTCGCGGCCCGGGAGGAAGGTGAAACGCAGCTTCTCGAAGCGGCGGATGTAGCCCAGCAATTCCACGTCGGCGGCGGGGAGGAACTGGCCGAAGTCCCGTCCGCCGTCTCTCTTGGCGAAAATGGCGCGGTCGAGCACATCGGCGTTGTCGGCGATGGCGGTGAGCCGGAGTTGCCCCGGCGTAGCCTCGAACAGGCAGAAGTGATGGCGGCTCGCGGCGCGGGCGGTCCAGGCCTGGGGCGTCGCCGCGCCGAGCGGCTGGCCGCCGCCGCCCGAGACGATCTGCGCCAGGGCGCGCCCCGGCTCGGGGCCGATGGCGTGGGTGCGCTCGTAGCCGTGGTCGTGGCCCGAGAGCACGAGGTCCACGCCGTGCCGGAACAGCAGGGCGATGATGGCGCGCCGCAGGCCGTCGTGGCCGCCGTGGCGTCCCGCGCTGTAGAGCGGGAAGTGCGTCACCACGATCTTCCATCGGGCGCGGCTGGCTTCGAGCGCCTGGCCGAGCCAGCGGGCCTGCACGCTGTCGGCGTCGAACGGCGAGCTTGCGCTCAGGCCGAACAGCTCGACGTCGCCGAAGCGTTGCGCGTGCCATGGGCGGTCGGGAGGCAGGCGGAACTGCTCGCCATAGGCCGTGAGCGCGGCCCGGTCGTCATCGCCGTCCACCGCGAAGTACGGGCACAGGGCCAATAGCTCGCGGGCCGGGTCGAGGAAGTCCTCGCGCCAGCGCGCCCCCTTGTCGCCCTGCGGCACAAAGTCGCCCGTGTGCACCACGAAGGCTGGCTTGTGCGTCGCGATAGCGCGCGCGAGGCGGGCGTGGACCTCGGGGTTGCCGCACGAGTCGCCGTAGGCGGCGAAGCGCAGGCCTTCGGCTTCGCCCGCAGTGCACGGCAGGACGAGCATGAGCGCCAGATGCAGGGCGGGCCTCATCGCAGCCGCTCCGCGTGGCGGCGGATTTTGCGCGCGGCGGCCACGATGGCGTGCATGTCGGCCTCGGTGCCCAACAGCATGCTCTGCGACAGCCACACCACCTCGCGGCACGCGCGCTCGGCGTTCGGGCACACGACCTTCGTGTAGTCCATCTCGCGCCCGTAGTAGGGGCACGAGACGGGACAGTAGGCCGGCCCCGTGCCCTTTCGCTGGAACAACGGGT
Proteins encoded in this window:
- a CDS encoding metallophosphoesterase translates to MRPALHLALMLVLPCTAGEAEGLRFAAYGDSCGNPEVHARLARAIATHKPAFVVHTGDFVPQGDKGARWREDFLDPARELLALCPYFAVDGDDDRAALTAYGEQFRLPPDRPWHAQRFGDVELFGLSASSPFDADSVQARWLGQALEASRARWKIVVTHFPLYSAGRHGGHDGLRRAIIALLFRHGVDLVLSGHDHGYERTHAIGPEPGRALAQIVSGGGGQPLGAATPQAWTARAASRHHFCLFEATPGQLRLTAIADNADVLDRAIFAKRDGGRDFGQFLPAADVELLGYIRRFEKLRFTFLPGREQRQRLAFALKNPHERELRGELAWEIANPCWKIEPMRQAILVPPGGEAAVSFEAAFTPGAASAPEPLPQALLTSGALRATAPGFYLHEDAPKKTR